One window of Dysidea avara chromosome 11, odDysAvar1.4, whole genome shotgun sequence genomic DNA carries:
- the LOC136239616 gene encoding probable 2-ketogluconate reductase codes for MAKYYVYQQVFLQALQPFLDEAFHIVKPEQLEEHRDKIVAICAPGGRYDHVDVQTAAKLGIRVGHTPYVLDDATADIAMTLLLGSARRIIEGDKIARDPSTVSFPGNKFLGQEVSGSTIGVVGMGRIGSKIAKRASKGFDMKVVYHNRRQKSAEEEHAVCATYVPVLNELLQQCDFVVLAAPSTKETYRMMGREQFKAMKKTGIFINIARGALVDHDALVEALRDGEIAHAGLDVTDPEPLPRDHPLLTMNNVTFTPHVGSATYATRKKMVDVTIANIMAGVKGEPLLYEVPETKNA; via the exons ATGGCAAAATACTACGTTTACCAGCAAGTATTCCTACAAGCTTTGCAGCCATTCCTAGATGAGGCCTTCCACATTGTAAAACCTGAACAGTTGGAAGAACACAGAGACAAAATAGTAGCAATTTGTGCACCAGGAGGCA GATATGATCATGTGGACGTGCAAACTGCTGCTAAGTTAGGAATAAGAGTTGGACACACCCCCTATGTGTTGGATGATGCAACTGCTGATATTGCTATGACACTGTTGTTAGGTAGTGCTAGAAGAATTATAGAGGGTGATAAAATAGCACGAGATCCTTCAACCGTCAGCTTTCCCGGAAATAAGTTTCTTGGACAAGAAGTATCTGGTAGTACAATTGGTGTAGTTGGAATGGGTCGTATTGGTAGTAAGATAGCAAAGAGAGCAAGTAAGGGATTTGACATGAAGGTAGTCTACCATAACAGACGACAGAAGTCAGCCGAAGAGGAACATGCCGTGTGTGCTACATATGTTCCTGTTCTGAATGAGTTACTCCAACAATGTGACTTTGTTGTTTTAGCTGCACCATCTACCAAGGAGACCTACCGGATGATGGGAAGAGAACAATTTAAAGCAATGAAGAAGACAGGAATTTTTATAAACATTGCAAGAGGTGCTTTAGTGGATCATGATGCATTAGTAGAGGCTCTAAGAGATGGTGAGATTGCTCATGCTGGACTAGATGTAACAGATCCAGAGCCACTACCAAGAGATCATCCATTACTTACCATGAATAATGTCACCTTCACTCCACATGTTGGAAGTGCCACATATGCCACAAGAAAGAAAATGGTAGATGTTACTATTGCTAACATAATGGC
- the LOC136239615 gene encoding replication factor C subunit 3-like, whose amino-acid sequence MSLWVDKYRPTSLSRLDYHKELSSHLKKLAHSGDIPHLLFCGPSGAGKKTRIMCVLRELYGGGVEKLRMEHMEFTTPSKKKIEMCTVASNYHIEINPSDAGIHDCVVVQELLKEVAQSHTLDATGQKDFKVVLLTEVDRLTKNAQHALRRTMEKYVSTCRLILCCNSTSKVIPAIRSRCLIIRVAAPTVDEIGQILHQICKKEGLSLPSELGKKIAEHSKRNLRKALLICEACRVQQYPFNPDQDLPISDWETFLKDTATQIIEEQSPQRLLQVRGRLYELLIHCIPPEVIIKGLLAELVLNCDGQLKAEVTQMAAYYEHRLQLGTKAIFHLEAFVAKFMAIYKRFLEEGIADMF is encoded by the exons ATGAGTCTTTGGGTAGACAAGTATCGACCTACGTCACTTTCCAGGTTGGACTATCACAAAGAATTATCTAGTCATCTCAAGAAGCTG GCACACAGTGGGGATATTCCTCATTTGTTGTTTTGTGGTCCATCTGGTGCTGGCAAGAAAACTAGGATAATGTGTGTACTGCGAGAGTTGTATGGCGGCGGTGTAGAGAAGCTAAGAATGGAACACATGGAATTCACG aCTCCATCAAAAAAGAAAATTGAGATGTGTACCGTTGCTAGTAACTATCATATAGAGATCAACCCAAG TGATGCTGGCATACATGATTGTGTTGTGGTGCAAGAGTTGTTGAAAGAAGTTGCCCAGTCTCACACTCTAGATGCAACTGGCCAGAAAGATTTTAAAG TTGTTTTGTTGACGGAGGTTGATCGTTTGACCAAGAACGCTCAACATGCCCTCAGGCGGACAATGGAGAAGTACGTGAGCACATGTCGGCTGATTTTGTGTTGTAACTCAACAAGCAAAGTGATCCCAGCTATCAGAAGTCGTTGTTTGATCATCAGAGTAGCAGCCCCTACTGTGGATGAg ATTGGTCAGATACTTCATCAAATTTGTAAGAAGGAGGGCTTGTCGTTGCCTTCAGAGTTGGGCAAGAAGATTGCTGAACACTCCAAGAGAAACCTAAGAAAGGCCTTGTTGATTTGTGAGGCCTGTAGAGTGCAACA ATACCCATTCAATCCTGACCAAGACCTTCCAATAAGTGACTGGGAGACATTCCTCAAGGACACAGCTACACAAATAATTGAGGAGCAGTCACCTCAGAG atTACTTCAGGTCAGAGGGAGACTCTATGAACTGTTAATCCATTGTATTCCTCCTGAAGTTATCATTAAG GGTCTATTAGCTGAGCTGGTGTTGAACTGTGATGGTCAGCTGAAGGCGGAGGTCACACAAATGGCTGCCTACTATGAGCACAGACTACAACTTGGTACTAAAGCAATCTTCCACCTGGAAGCCTTTGTGGCTAAATTCATGGCCATCTACAAAAGATTCTTAGAGGAAGGAATTGCTGACATGTTCTAG
- the LOC136238433 gene encoding probable 2-ketogluconate reductase, translating into MSAGRYYVYQSTVIDNERLQQQLDDSFNIVTSETLEEHKNKIVAICSIKRTAISGDLIRSLPALKVIACNSVGYDHVDMQAATELGIRVGHSPYVVDDATADIAMTLLLGSARRIIEGDKIARDPSTVSFPGNRFLGQEVSGSTIGIVGMGRIGSKIAKRASKGFDMKVVYHNRQQKSAEEEHTVCATYVPVLNELLQQCDFVVLAAPSTKETYRMMGREQFKAMKKTGIFINIARGALVDHGALVEALRDGEIAHAGLDVTDPEPLPRDHPLLTMSNITFTPHLGTATYATRKKLVEVVIGNIMAGVKGEPLLYEVPETKNNNCTGIV; encoded by the coding sequence ATGTCTGCTGGAAGATATTACGTATATCAGAGTACGGTTATTGACAATGAAAGACTTCAGCAGCAGTTAGATGACTCCTTCAACATCGTAACGTCTGAAACATTGGAAGAGCACAAGAACAAAATAGTTGCAATTTGTTCAATTAAGAGGACCGCCATTAGTGGCGACTTAATCCGATCCCTTCCCGCGTTGAAAGTCATTGCATGTAACTCTGTAGGATATGATCACGTGGACATGCAAGCTGCTACAGAATTAGGGATAAGAGTTGGACACTCCCCCTATGTAGTGGATGACGCAACTGCTGATATTGCTATGACACTGTTGTTAGGTAGTGCTAGAAGGATTATAGAGGGTGATAAAATAGCACGAGATCCTTCAACTGTCAGCTTTCCTGGAAATAGGTTTCTTGGACAAGAAGTATCTGGTAGTACAATTGGTATAGTGGGAATGGGTCGTATTGGTAGTAAGATAGCAAAGAGAGCAAGTAAGGGATTTGACATGAAGGTAGTTTACCATAACAGACAACAGAAGTCAGCCGAAGAGGAACATACTGTGTGTGCTACATATGTTCCTGTTCTGAATGAGTTACTCCAACAATGTGACTTTGTTGTTTTAGCTGCACCATCTACCAAGGAGACCTACCGGATGATGGGAAGAGAACAGTTTAAAGCAATGAAGAAGACGGGGATTTTTATAAACATTGCAAGAGGTGCTTTAGTAGATCACGGTGCTTTAGTGGAGGCTCTAAGAGATGGTGAGATTGCTCATGCTGGACTAGATGTAACAGATCCAGAACCACTACCAAGAGATCATCCATTACTTACCATGAGTAACATCACCTTCACTCCTCACTTGGGAACTGCTACATATGCTACCAGGAAGAAGTTAGTGGAGGTTGTTATTGGTAACATAATGGCTGGAGTAAAGGGAGAACCATTGCTTTATGAAGTACCTGAAACCAAAAATAACAATTGCACAGGGATTGTTTGA